Genomic DNA from Parambassis ranga chromosome 5, fParRan2.1, whole genome shotgun sequence:
attgttttttattgtttcaaataaagacacatgtacagcctccctctgctcctctgtggactcactgtgtgtgtgttggtccaGGCTCATAtaatgatgtcacacagtgacaatgacatcactgacacAGAACCTGTGAACACACAGCGAGCTGTCATCAGAGAGAGACTGAaggtcacacagcagagctgctgtctgtgagtgtgtgtgtgtgtgtctgtgtgtgtgtgtgtgtttgtctgtctgtgtgtgggtgtgtctgtctgtgtgtgtgtgtctgtctatgtgtgtgtgtgtgtctgtctgtgtgtgtgagtgtgtgtgtgtgtctgtctgtgtgtgtgtgtgtgtctctgtgtgtgtgtgtctgtctctgtgtgtgtgtgtgtgtctgtgtctctgtgtgtgtctgtctctgtgtgtgtctgtctgtgtgtgtgtgtgtttgtctgtctctgtgtgtgtctgtctgtgtgtgtgtgtctactttcACTTTCAGCTGACTGGAAAAGGACACTGAGGACATGAGTGTGatgtctgttgttgttctgaTGGTGCcatgctgccacctgctggctgtgtgtgatCACTGCACTCCTCTGAATCCTCCACCTGATGAATGGAGCCCACAGATCAGTCTGGTCCTGAGCTGAGACAGGAGGGGGACACACAGCTTGTCAGTGGCTGAAcgtctgtcctcctgtgtccTCTGGCTGCTGCTCGTCTCTTCCTGCCTGCGGCTGTTAGTCATAAAGTTTCCATGTTGATCTGTGATCtgcagccagcaggtggcagcagagagcCATGAGACGGCCTGAGGGTGTGagtcctctgtgctgctgacagtCCTGAGAGCCGAAGCCATCACACAGCGTCACAGCGGACTGCAccaaccagagacacacaagagacacaAAGGTCCAAGACACAAAACAGCTTCCAGGAGACAGACGCTGTCTACAAAGAGGGACGACCGAGGACGACTaggaagagacaaacagagcaACAAGTGTCTGCAGAGACACTGAATAACTTCATGTCCccttgtgatgtcatcagaggatGCTGTCGTCCCCGTCATGTGACCGCACGCTGTCTACCTGTGTCTACCCGAAGCAGGCAGAGGCTGCTGGCTGTCTGcccagagtctgtgtgtgtctgtgtctgtgtctgtgtgtgtgtctgtgtgtgtgtgtgtgtgtgtgtgtgtgtgtgtctgtgtgtgtgtgtgccccctgcctccaccctcccaGCTGCTTTCTATAAAGATGGCTCCCTCCTCAGCACTCAgcctgcaggtcacatgaccatcctccatgtttccagctctgatgaaggcctctacagctgtgacatcagcgGTCATGGagtctccacccagctggatctCTGTCACAGGTGAGGAGCTCCACCTTGATGTCTGCACTTATTTCATCCACATGTTCAGCTGAAGACAAAAACAGCTCAACGACCGTTCAAATcctttttatgatttatttcagcttcacccactcctcctcctcctcctcctcctccttcatcggCATCCACcaggtcctcctcctcgtcccctcctctgtctgtgctgctgtctgtccccTCCATGTctgctgtggtgctgctggtTGTCCTGGTTGTGCTGCTGAGACGATGTGTCTGCAGGAAGCCTGACGGTGAGATAGTCTCATGGTGGTTTGGCCTGGTTCGTACATATGAGGTCTGGTGGTTGAAGCTGACACTCCACCCAGTCcctgtctgactgaagacatgTCTCCCTGCAGGACTCGCAGTGTCGACTGAAGCAGAGGACGGTCCGGTTTCCTCAGCAGAACCAGACCAGACAGGAGGTACAGCAGCTTGTCACGTTTGTCTGGGGGTCCATTCAGAGTCTAGACTGTCTGCGGTTGAACAGGGGAGCAGAAACGCCAGGACCTCCATGTCTCCTCTTGCAGGATCCTCCATTCAGGATCCTGCAGGAGGAGACACGGAGGTCTGAGCCTCTGCATGCTGTAGGCTGACCTGCACCTGGTGGACCTTGCTGTTCCCTCCTGCACTGTGAGCAGTTCAAAGTAGACGAGGACTCATCAGGTCCACCTGCTGACAGGTCTGGTTTTCAAAGTCAGTCAGGAGAACTAAGAGTCCAGCAGCAGGACGTCCAGTGTCTGCAGATCATCagactgtcctctgtcctctctgtcctctgacctgtcctctgtctctgtcctctgagtcctctgagctgcctttgtcctctgacctgtcctctgacctgtctctgtcctctgtctcctgcagaCAGGGACCCAGCAGCACTTTACTCCATCAGAAGAAGAACAGACGTCATTTATGGAGAAATCAGCATCAGGAGCAACACGAGgagaggtaacacacacacacacacacacacacacacacactctgtgaccacaacactctctctctctctctctctgtgttcagagcttccagcagatccagcagttgtGTACTCCACCCTGAAGCCCGCTCcttcacagctgtgtgagtcCTCCGAGGAGccacagaaacaaagacacacacacagcatcagatgagtgtgtgttcagcgctcagtgtgttcagtgtgtgtgttcagtgtgtgtgttcagtgtgtgtacagtgtaacACCGTGTGCAGTCACTGCACCTGGAGGACGTCTGAACACCATCTGTATCTGTAACTGAACATGTTTCATGACAGGAACAAATTTTAAAGTCATATTTCTCTCagaactgtgagtctgaaaaatgtttttctttaaatttttTTCAAGTCAAGTCAAATCAAGTCAAATTTATTgtcttaaaatattttttaaagttgCTTGTAATTCCTCAAAGATTTCACAGTAAATGTCAGGGTGGGTAGGGAGAGAACCAGcagcagtgcattctgggagttgtaGTTTGGATCACcacagcaaagtgtgtgtgtgtgcacagcagcttcagtttgTCAGTCTGTGAGGAAAAACCAAATAAAGTGATCTGACTTCATATcaaacatgtggacacattcttcttcttcttcttcttgcatgTTCAACCTGAAGCTTCCTGTTGGTTTTAGTTCCTCAGACGGTAAAATACCTAGTCTGATGTAATAGTCTGAGGCGGTGCCTCTCTCTGAGTCGACAGGCTGAGACCACAGCTCAGAAACTGgcggcagcacacacacacacagaggttcagctgtctttgtgaggacactTCCTCTCACATTAACCCTCACATCTCAGTGATTCAGCCTGACATAAAAGGACTTTTAACCCTCAGACATTTTAAACAGTGACTAGATATAAACATGTCCTCACTTTGACGGCCTTACACACAGTGGACAGAGCagctgagcctgagcctgagtctgagtctgtgtctgagtctgagtctgagtctgagtctgagtctgagtctgagcctgagcctgagcctgagtctgtgtctgagtctgagtctgagcctgagtctgagtctgtgtctgagtctgagtctgtgtctgagtctgagtctgagcctgagtCTGAGCCTAAGTCTGAGTCTGATATCGACGATTCTTGATATCTAACGTAAGCGAAACCGCGAACGTGCAGATATCCAGCAATCTCAGCAGACATATTCACTGCTGGCTCTGTCTCGGTGAACTTCCTCGTCTGCAGCCTTCTTAAGCACCTCTGCCTGTCTCGTAAAACCCCAAGTGTCTCCACACTTTAGAGTGGAAACTAGCAGAAGGGTCTTTGacttgtttttcattgttttcctcACTTCTTCTCTGTTGCTGTTACTTAGCTTGTGTTCTTCTTCACTGGCCGCTGCTTCCGCCACTTTACCCCCATTTACTCGAAAATATGGATACTGGCAAAAAGAGATACAGATACAGAGAGCACAGCAATACAGTGCATGATCAGTTTTAAAGTGTTTACAGGAACTGCTGCTTCCTGCACTCAGCTCCAGGAAATGAGAACCTCACAGCAAAATATGTCGACAAACAGAGGCTGATCTTATCAAAGTGAcatgaacagaaacagaaagaaggcCTTGTTGGTCCCTGGTCTCACcccacacagggacagaggagtCCTGAGGACACTTACCCCTCACAGGGACAGAGGAGTCCTGAGGACACTTACCCCTCACAGGGACAGAGGAGTCCCGAGGACACTTACCCCTCACAGGGACAGAGGAgtcctgaggacagagagactCACAGGGTTTTTTTGTGTCACAGGGTTTTTGTGTGACAGTCTGTTCACAGCCGCTCTGTGAAACCACTTCCTCACTcagggtggaggagcagcagtaaCTCCTCCACCTTGTTCTCGTTACAGCAGCAGCTTAAAGAGTAAACCTCAGTGAGAGGTGAACATGTCATATTATAAACAGCTTCTGTTAACCCAGAACAGGCTGCTCTCAGCCTCAGTGCTGCGTACATACAGCTGAACATTATTTGTAATATATTATTTaatagggctgtgtattggcaagaatctggagATACGATACATATCACCATACACATGtcacgatacgatacgatatacgatatatcccgatactgtaacaaagacgaTATATTGCgattacgtgtgtgtgtatgtacacacacctcTCGTATCTCGTCTTCGGTGTCGGCCATGTTCAGCGTCAACATTGAGCTGTGTAACAACGACTAGAGAATAAACAGCTACGGCGTGGAGGCttaagcagagctgctgaaagaGACGGTGACTAAATCACTGAGGCAAACATTTGTTGTTCGCAGAAATGTTACATGGAAGCATTTTTTCTGGcatctgggtgtgtgtgtgtgtgtgtgtgtgtgtgatcccaTCAGCTGTTGACTGGGAAGAGGATGCAGTAAGTGGGAGGATTGATAAATGGACACATCAGGgcctcctcctcagtcacacTATTTAACTGCTGAGAGTAAACTTGTTAGGAGTCACTTGTGGCGTTAGTCCAGCGGCTCACTACGGTCACTCCGGGTGTGTCGGCCAGAGCACTAACTTTAGGATGAACTTCCTGAGGTATGTCCTTCTGTGCTGTCcaaagagaggaggcagaggccGGATGACTGATTTATTTGGCGTCCGCATTCTCACATGGCAATTACTATAGTCAAAACACAAACTAACAGAACAATGTAGCGTAGTAGAAACTTAAATACAGCAGATTAACaacatgtatacatatacacatatacacctACGCACAGACCACTGGCCCAAGGgcgctgctagctgctagctgctagctgtatGTTACTCTGCAGACACCATGCACTGGAAAAGTCAGGTCACCAGTCCTTCTCTACAAAACTTGTATTAACAGAACTCACATGGCTTCTTCAACCCCTCATCTTCTGTTTGTAGCAGGCTGTCCCCACATAACTAGCATGGTCCTCCTGCAGGAGGCTGGAACATTAACACAAACGTTGTCGGGACCCAAGCGTGTACACTtcataaaaagttttttttaattatttctaatattttatgtttatatgcTTTATGTATTTCATAACCTACGattggaaaaacacaaaatatgcaatatttaaaaaaattgagGTGCCAAGAGGGTTACTTGGTATAAGGCCATTACAGCCTTGATAATTGATAACAATAATagattttgatgcattattattattgaagtAATAAgagattatttttaaaaatgaaaactttttACCCTTAGGCTCCAAACAGGTCCCTCCCTTTCATAAAAGTGTGATAAAAATGTTACACACAGGTATGTTTTATCACTGCATCCattgtttaaaacacacagagagagagagagacctgcatGAGAAATATATTTTCTAACCACCAACGTCACTCGTTTGTACACAGAGTCCATACTGGAATATTGGATgaattttcacacacactcatttattaACAGAttcatttctctttctctcacacagtaTATTCAGCCACTTTCTAACCTCTCTTTTACACTCTTCACAACACACTGAGACCATTTTTGTGGTGTTCAGCTATTTTATATTCTTGCATTCTGCAAGATAAGAGATCTAggccttattattattattattataattattattataattattatttatggcATACGTTCAGGTCTATGAGGTGGAAACAGGACAGTATAACATAAattgaaaaattaaaaattaaagaaaattacaaaaaaacatcttgacCAAGTTTCACACATTTAGCCTTTGAACTGACGATATTTTAAGAaacgaaaacaaaaaaaaccctaaatgTACACGTTCAGGCCCAAACAAGCCCCGAGGGTTAACGACCCAAAGACACTACTACACCTTCTGTGGGACCCTTCAGGCAAAGCTAACGTGCCGACAAGCAGAACCTACTGGGTCACTGCAAATATCCTCTGTGCAGAGCAGGAACTCAGAGCATCAAGCAGCAGCTGACATGTAACTTTGAGTATATACTGTACTTCACTTCCATGGGCGTCGCAGCCGTGGGAGATGTGGGGAATGTGACACCTACACCTTTtctaaaatcacatttcatcCCCCACAGTTTTTGGAGATGTAACATATTTAAACAGCCCATGTGCACAGAAAGACGTCTGAGAAAGGGAATGAACGACCCCACAGAGCGGTGGAGAAGACTCCCTGTCTCTGattgtgcacacatacaggagGCAACGCACATTGGTCAAGGtagcttgagtgacagaccttacagccaatcacagcgcaCCCGCCAGTTAGCGGTTTAAGGACCTGGACTctgtgacagaggtgtgtcagaggaggacgtggtccaaagtaaagaccatactggactgtccctctgacccgctccacactgtgctgaccagctacaggagctcgttcagcaacagactccgactcccatgatgcaccactgagagacacaggaagtcattcctgtctccatcaaactactgaactctgaactgtgacagttctcagacactgtacattcatactggagcattcatgtcctgctctttactgtaaaatatgttgtttggatacaactcagggatttaaatgctgtctaggtatttagatatttattatatatttaaatggcatactaaataaaggaattctgattatATCTGAATATATTTCTTCAACTTATCAATACATGGTGTACTGAACAGAATGTAGGTGAATTTTAAGAATATGAGTGAGTGGCATAAATGGCTTGCAGTGTTGATGTTGGAAGGTGTAGATATCTGTAGATATCTGTAGCTAATGCACACTTTTCTAAAGCTTGCTGCACCCCTGTTCACTGCAGACAAGAGGCTGTCCAGCTGCTTCATCAGAAGGATTCGGGGGAGGAGGATTCAGGGGAGGAGTGAAGGCTGCTCTTCATCTGGCATCTTTTAAAGATCACCAGACCAACAGCAAGGATCAGACCAACAGAAGCGATGGCTCCAACAATCagtccaacatgtcctccactgctcctgtcctcctcctctcccccgctgtgtgcttctgtgtgacctgcagagcagaaagagctgTGATCAGTCTGAAGAacatcacactgctgtcagacatcatctgctgcacacacacacacacacacacacacacacacacacacagacacacacaccttgaactacagacagactgacagtctTGATGGGTTCATTCTCTAAAAGAACGCCTCTCTTCCTGCGGGTTGTTCCTTCCTGGACGACTCTGCACTCATATCTCCCGCTGTCAGCAGTCGTCACATTCTTCAGGATCAGAGACACGTCTCCATCCTCCTTCCATCCCTCCTTCAGCTCCACCCGACCCCTAAAAGATGGAAGCTGCTGTGCTGAGTCAGGTCGATTATTTCGATTCAGCAGGACGTATCCTTCTgtctccaggtcggctctgctCCACTGTACAACTATGATGTTGGTCCTCTGTGTAGCTCTACAGGACAGAGTGACAGTCTGTCCAGTCTCAGCTGTGATTTCTGAATGGGAACAGAGCAGAGAAGTTAAGGGGTTAAACTGAGTCACATCCACAGCAGCGTCAGACAGaatctatacacacacacacatgattacCATTCCAATCGTTCGTGGTGGTTTCCTGACAGCAATACATGAACAGGGGAGTTGTGGTGAGCAATGGGGGCAATAATGCTGTCTTTAAGGGCCGTTACTGGAATAGAGCATGGAAGGGGTTCTAAACTAATCCCCGCTTGGACAGCTAATTCCTGATCTATGAGGCTCTGCTCAGGCCCCCAAATCCACTAGGGCTCGGACAGAAAATTTGTCCCCCTTTAGTACCAAGTGGCTCAACTCTCGCGATGATCTTCCAGCTGACGGCCATACAGACGGTTGTCCAGGCGGATGGTCAGGGTAATTAATTCCTCCGGGGTCCCTGGTAGTTTTTAAGGTGACAGGCGGTCCTTTATGGTGGGTGTCAACCCTGTAATATAAGCGTCGAACCACGTCTTCTCGTtgacaacaagaagaaggacaacaccaggcggagaaagaacatctccattccatatgtgtcaggagtatcagagaaactccgcaggatcttcaacaaccatgacatcccggtccatttcaaaccgatgacaacactgagacagagactggttcacccgaaggataagattcccagggagaaacacagcaatgtgatatatgcagtccagtgcagtgaggaatgctctgatctgtacattggagaaactaaacaaccactccacagaagaatggctcagcacaggagagccacctcctcaggacaagactcagctgttcacctccacctcaaagacaaaggacactcctttgaggacaacaatgtccacattttagacagggaggaaaggtggtatgaaagaggagtcaaggaagcatctatgttaagctggaaaaaccttcccttaacagaggtggtggcctcagacatcatctttccaccacatac
This window encodes:
- the LOC114436591 gene encoding butyrophilin-like protein 2; the encoded protein is MRAVTSAALLGVLLGVCLPAAADEITAETGQTVTLSCRATQRTNIIVVQWSRADLETEGYVLLNRNNRPDSAQQLPSFRGRVELKEGWKEDGDVSLILKNVTTADSGRYECRVVQEGTTRRKRGVLLENEPIKTVSLSVVQGHTEAHSGGEEEDRSSGGHVGLIVGAIASVGLILAVGLVIFKRCQMKSSLHSSPESSSPESF